One region of Solanum pennellii chromosome 6, SPENNV200 genomic DNA includes:
- the LOC107022247 gene encoding E3 ubiquitin ligase BIG BROTHER-related-like, which yields MSHIKSEHSDIGEIVDEIEEEAEELSDKDIMEEDEEEEEEEEEIVNELQIGMEYDIHLLDQGNQQTSGRRTRTARIKVNTNYIRYNIQVPQSILDHTYTDEIEDEEEEVVEEEDINESVDQDMSEYLERSTFYVTCIMDIDANKDADDDEEQEACAICLLEYKNDDNIGTLQCGHEFHAECINKWLHRKKSSPFCRASVLPTDT from the coding sequence ATGTCTCATATTAAGTCAGAACATTCAGATATTGGTgaaattgttgatgaaattgaagaagaagcaGAGGAGTTGTCGGATAAAGATATTATGGAAGAAGacgaggaagaggaagaggaggaagaagaaatcGTGAATGAGTTACAAATAGGAATGGAGTATGATATACATCTGCTTGATCAAGGCAATCAGCAAACAAGTGGAAGGAGGACTAGGACAGCTCGAATAAAAGTGAATACTAACTACATTCGTTACAATATTCAAGTGCCTCAATCCATTCTTGATCACACCTATACTGATGAAATtgaagacgaagaagaagagGTGGTGGAGGAAGAAGATATTAATGAGTCTGTGGATCAAGATATGTCTGAGTATTTAGAAAGAAGTACATTTTATGTTACTTGTATTATGGACATAGACGCCAACAAAGATGCTGATGATGATGAGGAACAAGAAGCATGTGCTATCTGCTTGCTTGAATATAAAAATGACGATAACATTGGCACACTTCAATGTGGCCATGAATTTCATGCTGAATGCATCAACAAATGGTTGCACAGGAAAAAATCAAGTCCTTTTTGTAGAGCTTCAGTTTTGCCCACAGACACATGA